The Catenuloplanes niger genome includes a window with the following:
- a CDS encoding glycosyltransferase family 4 protein, whose translation MTAGDWAGGVALVLASSTGGVGQHVASLVRGLTAAGITVTVCGPDATERLFHFSELGARFVPVEIPANPAPSDARAVSALRAALAADGIDVVHAHGLRAGFVATLARPRQPLVVTWHNAMLAGGLRGRVAQLLERAVAAAARVTLGASEDLVDRARAVGARDARLGPVAAPALGPARRTRAAVRAEFGVGPDTPLILSVGRLHPQKRYDVLVAAAGRWRERRPTPVVLIAGTGPSYLPLAASISAAHAPVTLLGHRTDVADLLAGADLAVVTSDWEARQLFAQEALQAGLPLVATAVGGLPGLVGDAAVLVPAGDVDAVDAAVRRLLDDPGLRQDLSTRARAHAAAWPTETDTVDAVRAVYAELAPAPAPREDHG comes from the coding sequence GTGACCGCAGGCGACTGGGCCGGTGGGGTGGCGCTCGTGCTCGCGTCCAGCACCGGCGGCGTGGGGCAGCACGTGGCCTCGCTGGTCCGGGGACTGACCGCGGCCGGCATCACGGTCACGGTCTGCGGGCCGGACGCGACCGAGCGGCTGTTCCACTTCTCCGAGCTGGGCGCGCGGTTCGTGCCGGTGGAGATCCCGGCCAACCCGGCGCCGTCGGACGCGCGCGCGGTCAGCGCGCTGCGCGCCGCGCTCGCCGCCGACGGCATCGACGTGGTGCACGCGCACGGCCTGCGCGCCGGGTTCGTGGCCACGCTCGCCCGCCCGCGCCAGCCGCTGGTGGTCACCTGGCACAACGCGATGCTCGCCGGTGGCCTGCGCGGCCGGGTCGCCCAGCTGCTGGAGCGCGCGGTCGCGGCCGCGGCCCGGGTCACGCTCGGTGCCTCCGAGGACCTGGTCGACCGGGCCCGCGCGGTCGGTGCCCGGGACGCCCGGCTCGGCCCGGTCGCCGCGCCCGCGCTCGGCCCGGCCCGACGCACCCGCGCGGCCGTGCGCGCCGAGTTCGGCGTCGGGCCGGACACGCCGCTGATCCTGTCCGTCGGCCGGCTGCACCCGCAGAAGCGGTACGACGTGCTGGTCGCCGCGGCCGGGCGGTGGCGCGAGCGCCGCCCCACGCCGGTGGTGCTGATCGCCGGCACCGGCCCCAGCTACCTGCCGCTGGCCGCCAGCATCTCCGCCGCGCACGCGCCGGTCACGCTGCTCGGTCACCGCACCGACGTGGCGGACCTGCTGGCCGGCGCGGACCTCGCGGTCGTCACCAGCGACTGGGAGGCCCGGCAGCTGTTCGCGCAGGAGGCGTTGCAGGCCGGCCTGCCGCTGGTCGCGACCGCGGTCGGCGGCCTGCCCGGCCTGGTCGGCGACGCGGCCGTGCTGGTCCCGGCCGGCGACGTGGACGCGGTCGACGCGGCCGTGCGCCGCCTGCTCGACGACCCGGGCCTGCGCCAGGACCTGAGCACCCGGGCCCGCGCGCACGCGGCCGCGTGGCCGACCGAGACGGACACGGTGGACGCGGTCCGGGCGGTCTACGCGGAACTGGCCCCGGCACCGGCGCCACGCGAGGACCACGGCTGA
- a CDS encoding CTP synthase, with the protein MSPSTQTRHIFVTGGVASSLGKGLTASSLGNLLTARGLRVVMQKLDPYLNVDPGTMNPFQHGEVFVTEDGAETDLDIGHYERFLDRPLSAKANVTTGQVYSAVIAKERRGEYLGDTVQVIPHVTNEIKERIFAMADPDEDGRVPDVVITEVGGTVGDMESLPFLEAIRQVRHEIGRDRCFYLHVSLIPYLAPSGELKTKPTQHSVAALRNIGIQPDALVCRSDREIPEKLKVKLSLYCDVDREAVVACPDAPSIYDIPKVLHSEGLDAYVVRRLGLSFRDVHWKAWDDLLDRVHQPSGEITVALVGKYVDLPDAYLSVTEAIRAAAFGHRVKANIRWVPSDSCETPAGAAAALAGVDGIVIPGGFGVRGIEGKIGTATFARENRIPVLGLCLGLQCMTIEVARNLAGLDGANSLEFEETVKHPVISTMADQQDIVSGKGDLGGTMRLGAYPAALTPGSIVEEAYGAPEISERHRHRYEVNNDYRPRLEAAGLRFSGTSPDGRLVEFIELDREVHPFFVATQAHPELKSRPTRPHPLFAAFVAASVRFSKAGELPLEIVPAAEEPETSARGGKRRVGAAK; encoded by the coding sequence TTGAGCCCTTCGACTCAGACCAGGCACATCTTTGTCACGGGGGGCGTCGCCTCCTCACTCGGTAAGGGACTCACCGCTTCCAGCCTGGGCAACCTTCTGACCGCGCGCGGCCTGCGGGTCGTGATGCAGAAGCTGGACCCCTACCTCAACGTCGACCCGGGCACGATGAACCCGTTCCAGCACGGCGAGGTCTTCGTGACCGAGGACGGCGCGGAGACGGACCTCGACATCGGTCACTACGAGCGGTTTCTCGACCGGCCGCTGTCCGCGAAGGCGAACGTCACCACCGGCCAGGTCTACTCCGCGGTGATCGCCAAGGAGCGGCGCGGGGAGTACCTCGGCGACACCGTGCAGGTCATCCCGCACGTGACGAACGAGATCAAGGAGCGCATCTTCGCGATGGCCGACCCGGACGAGGACGGCCGCGTGCCGGACGTCGTCATCACCGAGGTCGGTGGCACGGTCGGTGACATGGAGTCGCTGCCGTTCCTGGAGGCGATCCGCCAGGTGCGCCACGAGATCGGCCGGGACCGGTGCTTCTACCTGCACGTCTCGCTGATCCCGTACCTCGCGCCGAGCGGTGAGCTGAAGACCAAGCCGACCCAGCACTCGGTGGCGGCGCTGCGCAACATCGGCATCCAGCCGGACGCGCTGGTCTGCCGCTCGGACCGGGAGATCCCGGAGAAGCTCAAGGTCAAGCTGTCGCTCTACTGCGACGTCGACCGCGAGGCCGTGGTGGCCTGCCCGGACGCGCCGAGCATCTACGACATCCCGAAGGTGCTGCACTCCGAGGGGCTGGACGCCTACGTCGTACGGCGGCTGGGCCTGTCCTTCCGGGACGTGCACTGGAAGGCGTGGGACGACCTGCTGGACCGCGTGCACCAGCCGTCCGGCGAGATCACCGTCGCGCTCGTCGGCAAGTACGTGGACCTGCCGGACGCGTACCTGTCGGTGACCGAGGCGATCCGCGCGGCCGCGTTCGGCCACCGGGTCAAGGCGAACATCCGGTGGGTGCCGAGCGACTCCTGCGAGACCCCGGCCGGTGCCGCGGCCGCGCTGGCCGGCGTGGACGGCATCGTGATCCCGGGCGGCTTCGGCGTCCGCGGCATCGAAGGCAAGATCGGGACGGCCACGTTCGCCCGGGAGAACCGGATCCCCGTGCTCGGCCTCTGCCTCGGCCTGCAGTGCATGACCATCGAGGTGGCGCGCAACCTGGCCGGCCTGGACGGGGCGAACTCGCTGGAGTTCGAGGAGACGGTCAAGCACCCGGTCATCTCCACGATGGCGGACCAGCAGGACATCGTCTCCGGCAAGGGCGACCTGGGCGGCACCATGCGGCTGGGCGCGTACCCGGCGGCGCTGACCCCGGGCTCGATCGTCGAGGAGGCGTACGGCGCGCCGGAGATCTCCGAGCGGCACCGGCACCGGTACGAGGTGAACAACGACTACCGGCCTCGCCTCGAGGCCGCGGGTCTGCGCTTCTCCGGCACCTCGCCGGACGGGCGCCTGGTCGAGTTCATCGAGCTGGACCGCGAGGTGCACCCGTTCTTCGTGGCCACCCAGGCGCACCCGGAGCTGAAGAGCCGCCCGACCCGGCCGCACCCGCTGTTCGCCGCGTTCGTGGCCGCGTCCGTGCGGTTCTCGAAGGCGGGCGAGCTGCCGCTGGAGATCGTGCCCGCCGCGGAGGAGCCGGAGACGTCCGCGCGCGGCGGCAAGCGCCGGGTCGGTGCCGCGAAGTGA
- a CDS encoding NUDIX hydrolase encodes MTGFAHAVISRTERFSGRVFSVVTDRVTMPGGGAADRDYLRHVGAVGVVALDDRGRVVLINQYRHAVGGRLWELPAGLRDVQGEDLSIGALRELAEEADLRAGRIDVLLDLHSSPGMTNEQIRIFLARDLSPVPASERHDRADEEADIEVRWLPLDDAIAMIFAGEITNAAAVAGLLAAARARDLNWAPLRPTDTPTPA; translated from the coding sequence GTGACCGGTTTCGCGCACGCGGTGATCAGCCGCACCGAACGGTTCAGCGGGCGGGTGTTCTCGGTCGTCACCGACCGGGTCACCATGCCCGGCGGTGGTGCGGCGGACCGGGACTACCTGCGGCACGTCGGCGCGGTCGGCGTGGTCGCGCTGGACGACCGGGGCCGGGTGGTGCTGATCAATCAGTACCGGCACGCGGTCGGCGGCCGGCTCTGGGAGCTGCCGGCCGGGCTGCGCGACGTGCAGGGGGAGGACCTCTCGATCGGCGCGCTGCGTGAGCTGGCCGAGGAGGCCGACCTGCGGGCCGGGCGGATCGACGTGCTGCTCGACCTGCACTCGTCGCCGGGCATGACGAACGAGCAGATCCGGATCTTCCTGGCCCGGGACCTGTCGCCGGTGCCGGCGTCCGAGCGGCACGACCGCGCGGACGAGGAGGCGGACATCGAGGTGCGCTGGCTGCCGCTGGACGACGCGATCGCGATGATCTTCGCCGGGGAGATCACCAACGCGGCGGCGGTCGCCGGCCTGCTCGCCGCGGCGCGTGCCCGGGACCTGAACTGGGCGCCGCTGCGCCCGACGGATACGCCGACACCCGCCTGA
- the ald gene encoding alanine dehydrogenase: MKVGIPREVKNNEFRVAITPAGVHEFTRHGHEVFIEAGAGAGSSITDEEYTSAGATILPSADEVWGTAELVLKVKEPIAEEYHRMRAGQVLFTYLHLAASKECTDALIEREVTGIAYETVETPDRQLPLLAPMSEVAGRLAPQVGAYHLMRSGGGRGVLLGGVSGVYAAKTVVIGAGVSGMNAAAIALGLQSEVLLLDMNINRLRGADAIYRGHLQTVASNAYEVERAVLDADLVIGAVLVPGAKAPTLISNELVSRMKPGSVLVDISIDQGGCFEDSRPTTHADPVYRVHNSIFYCVANMPGAVPHTSTYALTNVTLPYALALADRGWRDALRADASLAKGLNTHAGEVTYGPVAEAHGMTVRPLAEVLA, from the coding sequence GTGAAGGTCGGCATTCCCCGCGAGGTCAAGAACAACGAGTTCCGGGTCGCGATCACGCCGGCCGGCGTGCACGAGTTCACCCGTCACGGCCACGAGGTCTTCATCGAGGCCGGCGCGGGTGCCGGCTCGTCCATCACCGACGAGGAGTACACCTCGGCCGGCGCGACGATCCTGCCGTCCGCGGACGAGGTCTGGGGCACGGCCGAGCTGGTGCTCAAGGTCAAGGAGCCGATCGCGGAGGAGTACCACCGCATGCGCGCGGGGCAGGTGCTCTTCACCTACCTGCACCTGGCCGCGTCGAAGGAGTGCACGGACGCGCTGATCGAGCGCGAGGTCACCGGCATCGCGTACGAGACGGTGGAGACGCCGGACCGGCAGCTGCCGCTGCTGGCGCCGATGTCCGAGGTGGCCGGCCGGCTCGCCCCGCAGGTCGGCGCGTACCACCTGATGCGCTCCGGCGGCGGGCGCGGCGTGCTGCTCGGCGGCGTCTCCGGCGTCTACGCGGCCAAGACCGTGGTGATCGGCGCCGGCGTCTCCGGGATGAACGCGGCCGCGATCGCGCTCGGCCTGCAGTCCGAGGTGCTGCTGCTGGACATGAACATCAACCGGCTGCGCGGCGCGGACGCGATCTACCGCGGGCACCTGCAGACCGTGGCGTCCAACGCGTACGAGGTGGAGCGCGCGGTGCTGGACGCGGACCTGGTCATCGGCGCGGTGCTGGTGCCGGGCGCGAAGGCCCCGACGCTGATCTCCAACGAGCTGGTCTCCCGGATGAAGCCGGGCAGCGTGCTGGTCGACATCTCGATCGACCAGGGCGGCTGCTTCGAGGACTCGCGGCCGACCACGCACGCGGACCCGGTCTACCGGGTGCACAACTCGATCTTCTACTGCGTGGCGAACATGCCCGGCGCGGTGCCGCACACCAGCACGTACGCGCTGACCAACGTGACGCTGCCGTACGCGCTGGCGCTGGCCGACCGGGGTTGGCGGGACGCGCTGCGCGCGGACGCGTCGCTGGCCAAGGGGCTCAACACGCACGCGGGCGAGGTCACCTACGGCCCGGTCGCGGAGGCGCACGGGATGACCGTGCGACCGCTGGCCGAGGTGCTCGCCTGA
- the xerD gene encoding site-specific tyrosine recombinase XerD has translation MLATDRAVRGYLDHLTVERALSANTLVSYRRDLDRYLEFLAGAEIDTLGAVTAGDLTRHLSALRTGDDEHPPLSASSAARAMSAVRGLHRFAVREGIAADDPSREVKPPVPPRRLPKALEVDEVERLLAVPVTDTPRGLRDRALLEFLYGTGARISEAVGAAVDDVDLDDATVLLRGKGGRSRLVPIGGYAREALAAYLVQGRPTLVQAGRGTPAVFCNARGGPLSRQSAWTILHRAAEAAGLPVDGPRAVSPHTLRHSFATHLLDGGADVRVVQELLGHASVTTTQIYTLVTVDRLREIYATAHPRALA, from the coding sequence GTGTTGGCGACCGACCGGGCCGTGCGCGGCTACCTCGACCACCTGACGGTCGAGCGCGCGCTCTCGGCGAACACGCTGGTGTCGTACCGGCGGGATCTCGATCGTTATCTGGAGTTCCTGGCCGGCGCGGAGATCGACACGCTCGGCGCCGTCACCGCGGGCGATCTGACCCGGCACCTGAGCGCGCTGCGGACCGGCGACGACGAGCACCCGCCGCTGTCCGCGTCGTCCGCCGCGCGCGCCATGTCCGCGGTGCGCGGCCTGCACCGGTTCGCGGTCCGCGAGGGGATCGCGGCCGACGACCCGTCCCGCGAGGTCAAGCCGCCGGTCCCGCCGCGCCGGCTGCCCAAGGCGCTGGAGGTGGACGAGGTCGAGCGGCTCCTCGCGGTCCCGGTCACGGACACGCCGCGCGGGCTGCGCGACCGGGCGCTGCTGGAGTTCCTCTACGGCACCGGCGCGCGCATCTCCGAGGCGGTCGGCGCCGCCGTCGACGACGTCGACCTGGACGACGCCACGGTGCTGCTGCGCGGTAAGGGCGGCCGGTCCCGGCTCGTCCCGATCGGCGGCTACGCGCGGGAGGCGCTCGCCGCCTACCTGGTGCAGGGCCGCCCGACGCTGGTCCAGGCCGGTCGTGGCACGCCGGCGGTGTTCTGCAACGCGCGCGGCGGGCCGCTGTCCCGGCAGAGCGCCTGGACCATCCTGCACCGCGCGGCCGAGGCGGCCGGCCTGCCGGTGGACGGCCCGCGCGCGGTCTCCCCGCACACGCTGCGCCACTCGTTCGCCACCCACCTGCTCGACGGTGGTGCCGACGTCCGGGTGGTCCAGGAGCTCCTCGGCCACGCCTCGGTCACCACCACGCAGATATACACCCTGGTCACCGTGGACCGGCTGCGCGAGATCTACGCCACCGCGCACCCTCGCGCGCTCGCCTGA
- a CDS encoding ParA family protein yields the protein MAGSGDRAEAWTSVLREQQSSLDIGAELGPADPAAYTMRKPIPEPMPTDRHGPARIIAMANQKGGVGKTTTTINLGAALAEYGRKVLVVDFDPQGALSVGLGVNPHNLDLTVYNLLMESDVTAEDVVIKTDVAGLHLLPANIDLSAAEIQLVNEVAREMALARVLRTVRKEYDYILIDCQPSLGLLAINALTVAHGVLIPLECEFFSLRGVALLLDTIDKVRERLNFDLELEGILATMYDSRTTHCRQVLQRVVEAFGDKVYQTVITKTVKFPESTVAGAPITSLDPASSGARNYRQLAREVIAAQAERG from the coding sequence ATGGCGGGCAGTGGTGACCGTGCCGAGGCGTGGACCTCGGTCCTCCGAGAGCAGCAGAGTTCCCTGGACATCGGCGCCGAGCTGGGGCCCGCCGATCCCGCGGCCTACACGATGCGCAAGCCGATCCCGGAACCGATGCCCACCGACCGGCACGGCCCCGCGCGGATCATCGCGATGGCGAACCAGAAGGGCGGCGTGGGCAAGACCACGACCACCATCAACCTGGGCGCCGCGCTCGCGGAGTACGGGCGGAAGGTCCTGGTCGTCGACTTCGACCCGCAGGGCGCGCTCTCCGTCGGCCTCGGGGTCAACCCGCACAATCTCGACCTCACGGTCTACAACCTCCTGATGGAGAGCGACGTCACGGCCGAGGACGTCGTGATCAAGACCGACGTGGCGGGCCTGCACCTGCTGCCGGCCAACATCGACCTGTCCGCGGCCGAGATCCAGCTGGTCAACGAGGTCGCGCGGGAGATGGCGCTGGCCCGGGTGCTGCGCACGGTCCGCAAGGAGTACGACTACATCCTGATCGACTGCCAGCCCTCGCTCGGCCTGCTCGCGATAAACGCCCTCACCGTCGCGCACGGTGTCCTGATCCCGCTGGAGTGCGAGTTCTTCAGCCTCCGCGGTGTGGCGTTGCTGCTCGACACGATCGACAAGGTCCGCGAGCGGCTCAACTTCGACCTGGAGCTGGAAGGCATCCTCGCCACCATGTACGACTCCCGCACCACGCACTGCCGCCAGGTGCTGCAGCGCGTCGTGGAGGCGTTCGGCGACAAGGTCTACCAGACCGTGATCACCAAGACCGTGAAGTTCCCGGAGTCGACCGTGGCCGGCGCGCCGATCACCTCGCTCGACCCGGCGTCCTCCGGCGCCCGCAACTACCGCCAGCTGGCCCGAGAGGTCATCGCGGCGCAGGCCGAGCGCGGGTAA
- a CDS encoding M50 family metallopeptidase: MLFSLGQPISFAGFVVSFLIAVAVRATVMRLTMRAVGLAPRRPVPIRFHPRRDFDVFGVVAALIGGPGWGKGLDVDEVSAHRGRGRRALVYGSGPLSVLLLSQVFLLIVALGSDRVTLYEPSPVDVRGGVALLATGDTAAGGFTMLIEFLAAIGVGLFCFALFDLIPLPPLDGWGLLWSSLRQPGSAAQTARTWLVENNLGVAILLALMFLPFSTPLVFVVLDVVGAPLLGVWAW, translated from the coding sequence GTGCTCTTCTCGCTCGGCCAGCCCATCTCGTTCGCCGGGTTCGTCGTCTCGTTCCTGATCGCGGTCGCGGTGCGGGCGACGGTCATGCGGCTCACCATGCGCGCGGTCGGGCTGGCGCCGCGCCGGCCGGTGCCGATCCGCTTCCACCCGCGCCGGGACTTCGACGTGTTCGGCGTGGTCGCCGCGCTGATCGGCGGGCCCGGCTGGGGCAAGGGGCTGGACGTCGACGAGGTCTCCGCGCACCGGGGCCGCGGCCGGCGCGCGCTGGTCTACGGCTCCGGCCCGCTGTCGGTCCTCCTGCTCTCCCAGGTGTTCCTGCTGATCGTGGCGCTCGGCTCCGACCGGGTGACGCTGTACGAGCCCAGCCCGGTCGACGTGCGCGGCGGCGTGGCGCTGCTCGCGACCGGCGACACCGCGGCCGGCGGCTTCACCATGCTGATCGAGTTCCTCGCCGCGATCGGCGTCGGGCTGTTCTGCTTCGCGCTGTTCGACCTGATCCCGCTGCCGCCGCTGGACGGGTGGGGCCTGCTCTGGAGCAGCCTGCGCCAGCCCGGCTCGGCGGCGCAGACCGCGCGGACGTGGCTGGTCGAGAACAACCTCGGCGTCGCGATCCTGCTGGCACTGATGTTCCTGCCGTTCAGCACGCCGCTGGTCTTCGTGGTGCTGGACGTGGTGGGTGCGCCGCTGCTGGGCGTCTGGGCCTGGTGA
- a CDS encoding segregation and condensation protein A, whose translation MADAPVREDHRDTADDGTPSGGFRVRLHNFEGPFDLLLQLIGKHKLDVTEIALHTVTDEFIAYIRAMGDDWDLDETSEFLIIAATLLDLKAARLLPAAEVENEEDLALLEARDLLFARLLQYKAYKEASAVIADLERDGARRYPRAVSLEPRYAEALPDLIFGFGPERLLKIAIKAFTPKVPPTVAVHHIHQVRVSVREHADMVQNMLRRVGIATFDVLCADCENTLEMVARFLALLELYREGLVEFAQPESLGVLTVKWTGGDSDVDLEVDDYEGTKEVDTAKDDPNAPAAAGDEARETEGEA comes from the coding sequence GTGGCAGACGCGCCGGTCCGGGAGGACCACCGGGACACCGCCGACGACGGTACGCCGAGCGGTGGCTTCCGGGTCCGGCTGCACAACTTCGAGGGGCCGTTCGACCTGCTGCTCCAGCTGATCGGCAAGCACAAGCTGGACGTCACCGAGATCGCGCTGCACACGGTCACCGACGAGTTCATCGCGTACATCCGGGCGATGGGCGACGACTGGGACCTGGACGAGACCAGCGAGTTCCTGATCATCGCGGCCACGCTGCTGGACCTGAAGGCGGCCCGGCTGCTGCCCGCGGCCGAGGTGGAGAACGAGGAGGACCTCGCGCTCCTCGAGGCCCGCGACCTGCTCTTCGCCCGGCTGCTGCAGTACAAGGCGTACAAGGAGGCGTCCGCGGTCATCGCGGACCTGGAGCGCGACGGCGCCCGCCGCTACCCGCGCGCGGTCAGCCTGGAACCGCGCTACGCCGAGGCGCTGCCCGACCTGATCTTCGGGTTCGGGCCGGAGCGGCTGCTCAAGATAGCGATCAAGGCGTTCACGCCGAAGGTGCCGCCGACCGTGGCGGTCCACCACATCCACCAGGTGCGGGTCAGCGTGCGCGAGCACGCGGACATGGTGCAGAACATGCTGCGCCGGGTCGGGATCGCCACGTTCGACGTGCTCTGCGCGGACTGCGAGAACACCCTGGAGATGGTGGCCCGGTTCCTGGCGCTGCTGGAGCTCTACCGGGAGGGCCTGGTCGAGTTCGCGCAGCCGGAGTCGCTGGGCGTGCTGACCGTGAAGTGGACCGGCGGCGACTCCGACGTCGACCTGGAGGTCGACGACTACGAGGGCACCAAGGAAGTCGACACGGCGAAGGACGACCCGAACGCACCGGCCGCGGCCGGCGACGAGGCGCGGGAGACGGAGGGCGAGGCGTGA
- the scpB gene encoding SMC-Scp complex subunit ScpB, which translates to MTTDDDRGSLADAAAAWVPPWDRPKPPPASEQEPEDGSRAESAPEAGPEPEARAGHEDETEVAPELDLAPETVVEPETVAGPGTVAGPESEPRADAEPAAGRTAAGAGTDTAPAGAVEPEVAPPGSVTVEPSGAPAVPAQKGKPGASGTEAADGTTPPPAAPKRRRAKPKPAEPEPDPVSLIDDAELRGALEAILLVVDEPVAEVMLSQVLEQPTERVTQMLYLLSGEYTDRGHGFDLRRVAGGWRLYTRPEYAAYVERFVLDGQTARLTQAALETLAVVAYKQPCSRSQVSAIRGVNCDGVMRTLVTRGLVEECGADVSGAYLYKTTTLFLEKLGIDSVAQLPPLAPFLPDNVEEIVTDA; encoded by the coding sequence GTGACCACGGACGACGATCGCGGGTCGCTGGCGGATGCGGCGGCCGCGTGGGTGCCGCCCTGGGACCGCCCGAAGCCGCCGCCGGCCTCCGAGCAGGAGCCGGAGGACGGGTCCCGAGCCGAATCCGCGCCCGAGGCGGGGCCTGAGCCAGAGGCGCGAGCCGGGCATGAGGACGAGACCGAGGTCGCGCCGGAGCTCGATCTCGCGCCGGAGACCGTGGTCGAACCGGAGACCGTGGCCGGGCCGGGGACCGTGGCCGGGCCGGAGAGCGAGCCGCGGGCCGATGCGGAGCCGGCGGCCGGGCGGACGGCGGCCGGGGCGGGGACGGACACCGCGCCCGCCGGCGCCGTCGAACCCGAGGTCGCGCCGCCCGGGAGTGTCACGGTCGAGCCGTCCGGCGCGCCTGCCGTACCCGCGCAGAAAGGAAAGCCGGGGGCGAGCGGGACGGAAGCGGCTGACGGGACGACACCGCCGCCGGCCGCGCCGAAGCGGCGCCGGGCGAAGCCCAAGCCGGCGGAGCCGGAACCGGATCCGGTGTCGCTGATCGACGACGCGGAGCTGCGGGGCGCGCTGGAGGCGATCCTGCTGGTCGTGGACGAGCCGGTTGCCGAGGTGATGCTGTCCCAGGTGCTGGAGCAGCCCACCGAGCGGGTGACGCAGATGCTGTACCTGCTGTCCGGCGAGTACACCGATCGGGGGCACGGCTTCGACCTGCGCCGGGTGGCCGGTGGCTGGCGCCTGTACACCCGTCCGGAGTACGCGGCGTACGTCGAACGGTTCGTGCTGGACGGGCAGACCGCGCGGTTGACGCAGGCCGCGCTGGAGACGCTCGCGGTCGTCGCCTACAAGCAGCCGTGCAGCAGGTCACAGGTCTCCGCCATCCGCGGTGTGAACTGTGACGGCGTGATGCGTACGCTTGTCACCCGGGGGCTCGTGGAGGAGTGCGGCGCGGACGTGTCCGGCGCCTACCTCTACAAGACCACCACCCTGTTTCTCGAGAAACTCGGCATCGACTCGGTCGCGCAGCTTCCCCCGCTCGCGCCGTTCCTGCCGGACAATGTGGAAGAGATCGTTACCGATGCCTGA
- a CDS encoding pseudouridine synthase gives MWKRSLPMPENDGAERLQKVMAVAGVGSRRACETLIARGKVTVDGRLARLGDRANPATSVIMVNGERLAADQTLVYLAMNKPQGVVSTMADEKGRSAISDFLGRVEQRVYHVGRLDQDSEGLLLLTNDGTLAHKLTHPSYGVAKTYLCEVAGPLPRAVGRRLLAGVELEDGPAKADAFKLVDTLGKTAQIEITLHEGRKHIVRRLMDEVGHPVSRLIRTSIGPIKLGDLRSGRTRRLNNGEIAALFAAVED, from the coding sequence ATGTGGAAGAGATCGTTACCGATGCCTGAGAACGACGGTGCCGAACGGCTGCAGAAGGTCATGGCCGTGGCCGGTGTCGGGTCGCGCCGCGCCTGCGAGACGTTGATCGCGCGGGGCAAGGTCACCGTGGACGGGCGGCTCGCCCGGCTCGGTGACCGGGCGAACCCGGCGACCTCCGTGATCATGGTCAACGGCGAGCGGCTCGCCGCCGACCAGACGCTGGTGTACCTGGCGATGAACAAGCCGCAGGGCGTGGTGTCGACCATGGCCGACGAGAAGGGGCGCTCCGCGATCTCCGACTTCCTCGGCCGGGTCGAGCAGCGCGTCTACCACGTGGGGCGGCTCGACCAGGACTCCGAGGGCCTGCTGCTGCTCACCAACGACGGCACGCTCGCGCACAAGCTGACCCACCCGTCGTACGGCGTGGCCAAGACCTACCTGTGCGAGGTCGCCGGCCCGCTGCCGCGCGCGGTCGGCCGGCGGCTGCTCGCCGGTGTCGAGCTGGAGGACGGCCCGGCGAAGGCGGACGCGTTCAAGCTGGTCGACACGCTGGGCAAGACCGCGCAGATCGAGATCACGCTGCACGAGGGCCGCAAGCACATCGTGCGACGGCTGATGGACGAGGTCGGGCACCCGGTGTCCCGGCTGATCCGCACCTCGATCGGCCCGATCAAGCTGGGTGACCTGCGCTCCGGCCGCACCCGCCGGCTGAACAACGGCGAGATCGCGGCGCTGTTCGCGGCCGTGGAGGACTGA
- the cmk gene encoding (d)CMP kinase — MEENGRCVVAVDGPSGSGKSTVSRRLATALGARYLDTGAMYRAVTWAVLRSGVAVPDAAAVASVAAAVNLEVGTDPSAPFVRVDGVAVDGPIRGAEVTAAVSAVASVAAVRQQLVAQQRAIIADAGRIVVEGRDIGTVVAPDASLKVYLTASAEARAQRRSLENAADVAATQADLARRDKIDSSRAVDPLTQAEDAVVLDTTAMGIDEAVARLRELLDTRVTA; from the coding sequence GTGGAAGAAAACGGGCGATGTGTGGTGGCCGTCGACGGGCCGTCCGGGTCCGGGAAGTCCACCGTGTCGCGGCGGCTGGCGACGGCGCTCGGCGCGCGCTACCTGGACACGGGAGCGATGTACCGGGCGGTGACCTGGGCCGTTCTGCGGTCCGGCGTCGCGGTTCCGGACGCCGCCGCGGTCGCGTCGGTGGCCGCTGCCGTCAACCTTGAGGTCGGTACCGACCCGTCCGCGCCGTTCGTCCGGGTGGACGGCGTCGCCGTCGACGGCCCGATCCGTGGCGCCGAGGTGACCGCTGCCGTTTCCGCGGTCGCGTCGGTCGCGGCGGTCCGACAGCAGCTGGTCGCCCAGCAGCGGGCGATCATCGCGGACGCCGGCCGGATCGTGGTCGAGGGCCGGGACATCGGTACGGTGGTGGCGCCGGACGCGTCGCTGAAGGTGTACCTGACCGCGTCCGCGGAGGCGCGTGCGCAGCGGCGCAGTCTGGAGAACGCGGCGGACGTCGCGGCCACCCAGGCCGACCTGGCGCGGCGCGACAAGATCGACTCCAGTCGTGCGGTGGATCCGCTCACCCAGGCGGAGGACGCGGTCGTGCTGGACACCACCGCGATGGGCATCGACGAGGCCGTGGCGCGTCTTCGCGAGCTACTTGATACGCGGGTGACCGCATGA